The window GCCCGTCATCAACGTTCCTGATTGCCTGCAGGTCAAGAGGTCCGTGGTGAACTCCCGGAGCAAAGATACAGGCGTCAATTGCACCAATAACCTTTCCCGAAGCAACTGCAAGGGTCACAGTGTTAGAACTTATATCGGAAACTACAAAGTCTTCGTAGCCAAGACACTGGATATGATATGCAATCCCCAGCTTTTCCGGGCTTGTGAGATGGGAAAATACCTTCATTCTGGGATCTACTTTACTTCCTATGTGAAGGCCAGGAATTGCTATTGCCGGAATTCCGGAGTTTCTGACTGCATCAAATACTCGTGTGCCTCCTCCGGTTTTTTTTCCTGCACCTTCGGTACTCTGAAGCCCTCTTCCTTCAAGTTTCCTTACATTCTTGATTGTAGAAAAGCCGTCTCCCATAGAGTATGTCAAAGCTATCAGGTCGATATCTCCAACCTTTATTCCAAACTCTTTTTCAATGGATGCCAGAATTTCTTTTTCTGACATTGCAGCCGCTTCAATCCTTCCAAGTTCAAAGGTCAGAACCTTTTCATCCTCAATAAGTGCGAAACGCATTGCTGTTGTTCCGTGGTCAACTCCTATGAATGTCAAGCAGTAACCTCTCCTTCAACGCCTCAGAGGGCATTTTTTAAGATCTCATTTAATTCGTTCATGA is drawn from Methanosarcina lacustris Z-7289 and contains these coding sequences:
- a CDS encoding methanogenesis marker 12 protein, whose translation is MTFIGVDHGTTAMRFALIEDEKVLTFELGRIEAAAMSEKEILASIEKEFGIKVGDIDLIALTYSMGDGFSTIKNVRKLEGRGLQSTEGAGKKTGGGTRVFDAVRNSGIPAIAIPGLHIGSKVDPRMKVFSHLTSPEKLGIAYHIQCLGYEDFVVSDISSNTVTLAVASGKVIGAIDACIFAPGVHHGPLDLQAIRNVDDGLQTANQAFIEAGVLKMTSYKDREELLNAAEKGEKSALLALDTIALFAAMEITSMQLLLKDYGVTGAIFLAGSVGEVEYVQKKICTHLDQECQSLGKWHAAIGCAEIARDVSAGKKQVLGVDVDYS